The region CAATCTCGATTGGCGGGCCACTATTTACCACACCCCACAGGATGATATGAACCAGCCATTTGATTTTAATGCGGCAGGCAAACACGCGCAACTGCAATTTCTGGTCGGCTATTTAACCGCTCAGGCCGACCAGCGCCCGGTTTGGAACAAAGGCGATTTCTTCGGAACGAAGTTTGGGGAAGCTGATAAAAGTAAGTAATAAACAGGCTATTTCTTCAGAAAACGAGCTGGTAAACAGGCTCCTGGCATTGCTGGGCTTCTTACCTCATAGAGCAACCGTATTCTTCAACTAAGTATATTTAACTATTTTTTAATTGCTATTTTACAATGTTTTAATCGCAATTTTACCGTTTTAGGGCACCTGATGTGTTAGCCTATTGAGGCCCTGACAACGATGATTCTGCGAAAAATAATCTTATATCTCGGGTGTATGAGTACGTTGTTGACGGCCTCTGCACAAACGACGCTAACCCTGCGGCAAACGCTGCAGCAGGTACGCGAAAACAGTCCGGCCCTGCGCGTTGAACGGCTAAACGTCAATGCGGCTCAAGCCGATCAGGTAACGGCCAACCTGCGGCCAAACCCAGTTCTGAACAATCAGACCCTTTTTCAACTGGCGCAGCCAGCGGGCACGTCGGCCCCGCTGCCCGGTGCTGAAGGGGTTGGTGTGCTGAATCGCCAGCGACGGCAGTTCTGGCTTCAGGCCACGAAGGAGTTCGACATTCACAACAAACGGTTGTACCGAAACCGCTTTGCCGAAGCCAGTACCAATCTGGCGGTTCAGAGCGTGGCCGAAACCGAACGGGGTATCCTGTTCGACGCGGCCAACCGGTACCTCGATGCGTGGTATGCCCGTGTACAACTGGCACTGCTTCAACGGGCTAAAGCGAACGTCGATACGCTGGTGCAGCTGAATAAGGTACGGCTTAAAAATCTGGTCATTACAGAAACCGACCTCACCCGGACACAACTTATATCCGATCAGTACGACATCCAGACGCGCACCGCCCAGCAGGACGTACGCAACCGCCTGAACGAACTGCGGCTCGTGGTTGGTGTAGCCGATACCATCAATGTGGCGCTGAACGACTCCATCATCAATCCCGCTTTTACAAACCCACTAAGCCTGTACCCGACAGTAACCGCCAGCGCCGATAGCCTGTTGCGCATTGCCGCCACGTCCCGTACCGATGTGCGCGTGGCCGAAGCCAATCTGGAAACGGCCCGGCGTAACGTCGATCTTCAGCAGGTACTGGCCAAACCCCGTAACGAGGCAGGCTTGATCTGGAACCCCCAAAATGCCGTTCCCTACGCGGGTGTTTTCCTGACCCTTGAATTGCCGGTCTATAGCCGCAATCAGGGCGAAATTCAGAAGTCGCGGGTGTTACAGGAACAGGCCGGGCAGGCTGCTAAGTTGATACAGGCACGGATACGGTCGGAGGTAGAAACGGCTTATCAGTCATTTGCCACCAGTCGTCAGAACATCGACCGCTACGTGGGTATCCGGCGCGATGCCGACCGCGTACTGGCGTCTGTCCGCTACGCCTATCTGCGTGGAGCCACGACCCTGATTGATCTGCTTCAGGCACAAACGTCGTGGTTCGATACCCAAACCGCCTATTACCAGGCTCTTTATACACACCGCCAAAACTACGTCCGACTGCTGTACGCAACCGGGCAAATCAACACGTACTGAGTATGAAATTTCATCCTATAATCTTACTGGCTCTTCTGACGGTTGCCTGCAAAGACAAACCCAAGCCGGTTATTACGGCCCCGCCCCGCCCAACCATCAGTACCGATGGTAGTCGTATCAGCTTCCCGGATTCGGTAATGATGCGGGCGTTCTCGACGCAGCCTGCTCGTTCGGGAGCTATCCACACCGAATTTTCGGCCCCTGGTCACGTAGCGGCCATGGTAGTGCGGTCAAGTGAAAATCCGGCGGAGCGGCTTGTGTTATTCGATGATTCGGGCCTGTCCGACAACTACACAGCCATTTTGCAACACCGGATCAATATTCAGACGGAGCGTGGCAATCTGGAACGGGTGAAGGATTTACAGGCACATGGGGCCGCTTCGGGCAAAGAGGTGATCGAAGCCCAAACCCAACTGGCCAATGAAGAAGCCGCTATTATTTCGGACGAAGCAACGCTTAAACTGGCAGGTTTCGACCCCGAAGCGCTGCGTACCGCACGGCCCAACACCATTCTGGTTGTCTGCGAAATTCCGGAGAATCAGTTTGGCAGCATTCGGCGCGGAATAAACTGTACGTTAAACTTCACCGCTTTCCCGAACGAGCGGTTTGCCGGTCGGATCGACAATGTGAATGATTATGTGGATAACACCACCCGCCAGATAAAGCTGCGTATTTCCGTAGCCAACCCCGACGGGCGACTGAAAGCGGGCATGTTTGCTACCGCCGAATTTGGCATAAAGGAGGCCGGGCAATATATAACTGTCTCGCGCGATGCCATCGTCACGGTACAGGGACGCGACTACGTCTTTGTCCGTACCGCCC is a window of Spirosoma linguale DSM 74 DNA encoding:
- a CDS encoding efflux transporter, RND family, MFP subunit (TIGRFAM: efflux transporter, RND family, MFP subunit~KEGG: gsu:GSU2136 CzcB family heavy metal efflux protein), translated to MKFHPIILLALLTVACKDKPKPVITAPPRPTISTDGSRISFPDSVMMRAFSTQPARSGAIHTEFSAPGHVAAMVVRSSENPAERLVLFDDSGLSDNYTAILQHRINIQTERGNLERVKDLQAHGAASGKEVIEAQTQLANEEAAIISDEATLKLAGFDPEALRTARPNTILVVCEIPENQFGSIRRGINCTLNFTAFPNERFAGRIDNVNDYVDNTTRQIKLRISVANPDGRLKAGMFATAEFGIKEAGQYITVSRDAIVTVQGRDYVFVRTAPQVIERRPVELGQQREDRVVVQNGLKESDQVVTANVLQLKGLSFGY
- a CDS encoding outer membrane efflux protein (PFAM: outer membrane efflux protein~KEGG: dac:Daci_1551 outer membrane efflux protein) → MILRKIILYLGCMSTLLTASAQTTLTLRQTLQQVRENSPALRVERLNVNAAQADQVTANLRPNPVLNNQTLFQLAQPAGTSAPLPGAEGVGVLNRQRRQFWLQATKEFDIHNKRLYRNRFAEASTNLAVQSVAETERGILFDAANRYLDAWYARVQLALLQRAKANVDTLVQLNKVRLKNLVITETDLTRTQLISDQYDIQTRTAQQDVRNRLNELRLVVGVADTINVALNDSIINPAFTNPLSLYPTVTASADSLLRIAATSRTDVRVAEANLETARRNVDLQQVLAKPRNEAGLIWNPQNAVPYAGVFLTLELPVYSRNQGEIQKSRVLQEQAGQAAKLIQARIRSEVETAYQSFATSRQNIDRYVGIRRDADRVLASVRYAYLRGATTLIDLLQAQTSWFDTQTAYYQALYTHRQNYVRLLYATGQINTY